A stretch of Lentisphaerota bacterium DNA encodes these proteins:
- a CDS encoding NADP-specific glutamate dehydrogenase, whose translation MNSYTKCVLEGVLKRNQDQKEFCQAVVEVFETISAVMESNPKYEQNGILERIVEPERAILFRVPWFDDQGKMRLNRGYRVQFNSALGPYKGGLRFHPSVNLSIIKFLGFEQVFKNSLTTLPMGGGKGGSDFDPKGKSDAEVMRFCQSFMTELFRHIGPNTDVPAGDIGVGGREVGYMFGQYKRLANEFTGVLTGKGLKWGGSLIRPEATGYGCVYFAQNMLATRKQDFKGKVCTVSGSGNVAQYTVEKLNELGAKVVTLSDSNGTIVDAEGITAEKLAWVMELKNAKRGRISEYVKQVKGAKYLDGQRPWSVPCDCAFPSATQNELTGEDAKALAANGCTLVAEGANMPSTPEAVEVFLKKGFLFGPGKAANAGGVATSGLEMSQNSMRLAWSRSEVDAKLKGIMKSVHDNSRAAATEYGQPDNYVMGANIAGFVKVADSMIEQGLV comes from the coding sequence ATGAATAGTTACACCAAGTGCGTGCTTGAGGGCGTCCTCAAGCGAAATCAGGATCAGAAGGAATTCTGTCAGGCGGTCGTCGAGGTCTTCGAAACGATTTCGGCCGTGATGGAGAGCAATCCCAAATATGAGCAGAACGGCATTCTGGAGCGGATCGTGGAACCGGAGCGGGCGATTCTGTTTCGCGTCCCGTGGTTTGACGACCAGGGGAAGATGCGCCTCAACCGCGGCTACCGTGTTCAGTTCAACTCGGCGCTTGGCCCGTACAAGGGCGGACTTCGTTTCCATCCGTCGGTGAACCTCTCGATCATTAAATTCCTCGGCTTCGAACAGGTGTTCAAGAATTCGCTGACCACGCTGCCCATGGGCGGCGGCAAGGGCGGTTCGGACTTCGATCCCAAGGGCAAGAGCGATGCCGAGGTGATGCGCTTCTGCCAGTCGTTCATGACCGAGCTGTTCCGCCACATCGGTCCCAACACCGATGTGCCTGCTGGCGACATCGGAGTGGGCGGCCGCGAAGTCGGCTACATGTTCGGCCAGTACAAGCGGCTCGCCAATGAGTTCACCGGCGTGCTGACCGGCAAGGGGCTGAAGTGGGGCGGCTCGCTGATCCGCCCCGAGGCCACCGGCTATGGCTGCGTCTATTTCGCCCAGAACATGCTCGCCACGCGCAAGCAGGATTTCAAAGGCAAGGTCTGCACCGTCTCCGGGTCCGGCAACGTCGCGCAGTACACCGTTGAGAAGCTGAACGAGCTGGGCGCCAAGGTTGTGACGCTCTCGGACTCCAACGGCACGATCGTGGACGCCGAGGGCATCACCGCCGAAAAGCTGGCGTGGGTGATGGAGTTGAAGAATGCCAAGCGCGGGCGCATCTCCGAATACGTGAAGCAGGTCAAGGGCGCGAAATATCTCGACGGTCAGCGGCCGTGGAGCGTGCCGTGCGATTGCGCGTTCCCCTCCGCGACGCAGAACGAGCTGACCGGCGAGGACGCCAAGGCGCTCGCGGCCAACGGATGCACGCTGGTCGCCGAAGGCGCCAACATGCCGTCCACCCCGGAAGCGGTCGAAGTCTTCCTCAAGAAGGGCTTCCTCTTCGGGCCGGGCAAGGCTGCCAACGCCGGTGGCGTCGCCACCTCCGGGCTGGAAATGTCGCAGAACTCGATGCGCCTCGCGTGGTCGCGCAGCGAGGTTGACGCGAAGCTCAAGGGAATCATGAAGTCGGTCCACGACAATTCGCGGGCCGCGGCGACCGAATACGGCCAGCCCGACAACTACGTCATGGGCGCCAACATCGCCGGCTTCGTCAAGGTCGCCGACTCGATGATCGAACAGGGACTCGTGTAA
- a CDS encoding DUF128 domain-containing protein encodes MSGKVERTQMAILKVLADLRDSVGASRIVELLLGAGLDVSPRTVRFHLLELDRRGLTALMSRRSGRVITQAGRDELAQSDVLLKVGLVSAKVDTMTYTMSFDVGTGEGTVITNTALLHRDCLPEALAEMRQVFRAQLGVGTRAIIVPAGDRVGGGVVPEGFAGVGTVCSITFSGIFLRRCIPLVSRFGGLLEIRDRKPVRFVDLIEYRGTTLDPLEVFIQAGMTRVRDAARSGNGLVCAGFREIPAVAIPDVERLRIELRRKGLNGLLAMGRPNQPLFGIPVSDGHAGLVVLGGLNPVAAIREAGYSVRLRSLAGIEEYTRFRPIE; translated from the coding sequence ATGTCGGGAAAAGTCGAGCGGACGCAGATGGCGATTCTGAAGGTGTTGGCTGACTTGCGTGATTCGGTGGGCGCGTCGCGGATTGTGGAACTCCTTCTGGGGGCGGGTCTGGATGTGAGTCCGCGCACGGTTCGCTTTCATCTGCTGGAACTGGACCGGCGGGGATTGACGGCGTTGATGAGCAGGCGGAGCGGGCGTGTCATCACGCAGGCGGGGCGGGATGAGCTGGCCCAATCGGATGTCCTGCTGAAGGTGGGTCTGGTTTCGGCCAAGGTGGACACGATGACCTACACGATGTCGTTTGACGTCGGCACGGGTGAAGGAACGGTGATCACCAACACCGCGCTGCTGCATCGAGACTGTCTGCCGGAGGCGCTCGCCGAGATGCGCCAGGTTTTCCGGGCGCAGTTGGGCGTGGGCACCCGGGCGATTATCGTTCCGGCTGGCGATCGGGTCGGCGGAGGGGTGGTTCCCGAGGGTTTTGCGGGGGTTGGCACGGTCTGCAGCATCACGTTTAGCGGCATTTTTCTCAGGCGCTGCATCCCGCTGGTCTCCCGCTTCGGCGGGCTGCTGGAGATCCGTGACCGCAAGCCGGTACGTTTTGTCGATTTGATCGAGTACCGGGGGACCACGCTCGATCCGCTCGAGGTGTTCATCCAGGCCGGAATGACGCGTGTTCGCGATGCCGCCCGGAGCGGCAATGGGCTGGTTTGCGCCGGATTCCGCGAGATCCCGGCCGTGGCGATCCCGGATGTCGAGCGGCTTCGCATCGAATTGCGCCGCAAGGGGCTCAACGGGCTACTGGCCATGGGGCGCCCGAACCAGCCGTTGTTCGGAATCCCGGTTTCCGACGGCCATGCCGGGCTGGTGGTTCTGGGCGGATTGAACCCGGTTGCGGCCATACGCGAAGCGGGGTATTCCGTCCGCCTACGCTCCCTCGCCGGGATTGAGGAATACACGCGGTTCCGGCCGATCGAATGA
- a CDS encoding response regulator, with protein MKQDMRAKRTILLVDDDMSLLQTLDDFLSYEGYQVETAESGERALAKLRRINPDIIILDMSMPGMGGVGFLDRITQPDGSTRFPVLVLTARAAMAEYFASRQIDGFLSKPCNPEDLLNEVSRIIFLRSGDSAPGGNAALDPVAASHARRAVLAEGDAALAASLSVDLQRVGFQVEAVRTGPAALELAIVSKPDVVILRMELDGMNASEIVSTLRRIPNLRCLPIVVYGIAAPDALIEHVAMLDLSEIAAIKDVSADKIINAALAVTVKR; from the coding sequence ATGAAACAGGATATGCGCGCCAAACGGACGATCTTGCTGGTTGACGATGACATGAGCCTTTTGCAGACGCTGGATGATTTCCTCAGCTACGAAGGCTACCAGGTTGAAACCGCTGAAAGTGGCGAACGGGCGCTGGCGAAACTGCGCCGGATCAACCCCGATATCATCATCCTCGACATGAGCATGCCGGGCATGGGGGGTGTCGGCTTTTTGGACCGCATCACCCAGCCTGACGGCAGCACCCGGTTCCCGGTTCTGGTGTTGACGGCTCGGGCGGCGATGGCCGAGTATTTCGCCTCGCGCCAGATAGACGGCTTTCTGTCCAAGCCCTGTAACCCGGAGGATCTGCTGAACGAGGTCAGCCGCATCATTTTCCTCCGCAGCGGCGATTCCGCCCCGGGGGGGAATGCCGCGCTCGATCCGGTTGCGGCATCCCACGCTCGGCGCGCGGTTTTAGCCGAGGGCGACGCCGCGCTCGCCGCATCCTTGAGCGTTGATCTGCAGCGCGTGGGATTTCAGGTGGAGGCGGTCAGGACGGGTCCGGCCGCGCTGGAACTGGCGATCGTGAGCAAGCCCGACGTGGTGATTCTGCGGATGGAATTGGACGGGATGAATGCCAGCGAAATCGTGAGCACCCTGCGCCGGATACCGAATCTGCGTTGCCTGCCGATCGTGGTTTACGGCATCGCCGCGCCCGACGCGCTGATCGAGCACGTGGCGATGCTCGACTTGTCGGAAATAGCCGCGATCAAGGATGTTTCGGCCGATAAGATCATCAATGCCGCGCTGGCTGTCACCGTGAAGCGGTAG
- the nrdR gene encoding transcriptional repressor NrdR: MRCPKCGHMDDKVLDSRSTREGASVRRRRECLACSQRFTTYEEIVRDELRVVKRDGRREDLSRAKLTAGVLRACEKRPITQAQIEALVDSVLDEVSKTCDVEVSTNAIGEKVMIRLKNLDEVAYVRFASVYRRFADVNQFLNAIQDMVGKT, encoded by the coding sequence ATGCGTTGTCCAAAATGCGGCCACATGGATGACAAGGTGCTCGACAGCCGGTCGACTCGGGAGGGGGCGTCCGTGAGGCGTCGCCGGGAATGCCTCGCCTGCAGCCAGCGCTTCACGACTTACGAGGAGATCGTGCGCGACGAACTGCGCGTGGTCAAGCGCGACGGCCGACGCGAGGATCTGAGCCGGGCCAAACTGACAGCTGGCGTGTTGCGAGCGTGCGAGAAGCGCCCGATCACGCAGGCCCAGATTGAGGCGCTGGTTGATTCGGTGTTGGATGAGGTCTCCAAGACCTGCGATGTCGAGGTCTCGACCAACGCGATCGGCGAGAAGGTGATGATCCGGCTGAAGAATCTCGACGAAGTGGCCTATGTGCGGTTCGCCTCGGTCTATCGGCGTTTTGCCGATGTGAACCAGTTCTTAAACGCAATCCAGGACATGGTGGGCAAGACCTAG
- a CDS encoding phosphoribosylaminoimidazolesuccinocarboxamide synthase, which yields MVDDARIRDELDNVLADVDFPKLGTRISGKVRDSFVVGNKRILITTDRISAFDRILGTIPFKGQVLNQLAAFWFEKTRKTVPNHMLDVPDPNIMVVAECGQLPLEFIVRGYITGVTKTSAWMNYAAGARVICGNALPDGLKKDQKLDRPILTPTTKHEEHDRNISRAEAIAEGLIDGTAFDAAAALCMKLFDAGVRHAARQGLILVDTKYEIGTRDGQMVVSDEIHTPDSSRYWFTDTYQSLFDAGADQRKLDKEYVREWLAARGFRGDGPAPELTEEVRIEAAKRYIEAYERVTGLPFKPIDGPIRDRVRRALERIL from the coding sequence ATGGTTGATGACGCGCGGATTCGGGACGAGCTTGACAATGTGCTGGCAGACGTCGATTTTCCGAAATTGGGCACCCGCATCAGCGGCAAGGTGCGCGACAGTTTCGTCGTCGGCAACAAACGGATATTGATCACCACCGATCGCATCTCGGCGTTTGACCGGATCCTCGGCACTATTCCGTTCAAGGGGCAGGTGCTGAACCAGCTCGCAGCGTTCTGGTTCGAGAAGACCCGCAAAACCGTCCCCAACCACATGCTGGACGTCCCCGATCCCAACATCATGGTTGTGGCCGAATGCGGCCAACTTCCGCTCGAATTCATCGTCCGAGGCTACATCACCGGCGTCACCAAGACCTCGGCTTGGATGAATTACGCAGCCGGCGCGCGGGTCATTTGCGGCAACGCCCTTCCCGACGGATTGAAGAAGGACCAGAAACTGGATCGGCCCATCCTGACGCCGACCACCAAGCACGAGGAGCACGACCGCAACATTTCGCGTGCCGAGGCAATCGCCGAGGGGTTGATCGACGGAACGGCGTTTGACGCGGCCGCCGCCCTCTGCATGAAGCTGTTCGACGCCGGCGTGCGCCATGCCGCGCGCCAGGGGCTGATCCTTGTGGACACCAAGTATGAGATCGGCACGCGCGACGGCCAGATGGTCGTCAGCGACGAGATCCACACCCCCGATTCATCCCGTTACTGGTTTACCGACACCTATCAAAGCCTGTTCGACGCTGGCGCGGATCAGCGAAAGCTGGACAAGGAGTATGTGCGCGAATGGCTCGCCGCACGGGGCTTCCGGGGCGACGGCCCGGCGCCCGAACTCACGGAAGAGGTTCGGATTGAGGCGGCCAAGCGCTATATCGAAGCCTACGAGCGGGTCACCGGCCTCCCGTTCAAGCCGATTGACGGCCCGATCCGTGACCGCGTGCGCCGGGCGTTGGAGCGGATTCTGTGA
- the lysS gene encoding lysine--tRNA ligase: protein MSSPEQPVSEPANIYREQRLANMRQLEALGQKPFGHAWPRSGRLAEIRAAFEEGKTVSVAGRLMTIRGMGKAVFADLYDGSGRFQLFIKMNALGEDAFQAFKLLDLGDQIGVEGRLFVTRMGEQTIEVHRWALLSKALLNLPEKWHGLQDTEERYRKRYLDLIANPESRDRFNKRIAIIREIRSFLDARGFQEVETPMMQPQAGGAAARPFITRHNALACDMVMRIAPELYLKRLLVGGFDKVYELGKNFRNEGLDRTHNPEFTVLEVYEAYGDRLTMKALIEGLIPALADTVLGARAVTLKTAEGGDETINLAPPYREVAYADLIRERMGADWFETPLEEARQRAVAAGLDLAPGMSHLLITHEIYDKLIERTLRQPTFVTRLPKQFVPLAKACADDPVWVDVFEFVVAGKELCPGYSENNDPIEQRQRFAEQVGENPERIDEDFLTALEHGMPPAGGMGIGIDRLVMLLTATDVIRDVILFPQLKQR, encoded by the coding sequence ATGTCGTCACCCGAACAACCGGTCTCCGAGCCGGCCAACATCTATCGCGAACAGCGCCTGGCCAACATGCGCCAATTAGAGGCGCTCGGGCAAAAACCCTTCGGCCACGCCTGGCCGCGCAGCGGCCGTCTGGCCGAGATCCGAGCGGCGTTCGAGGAGGGCAAGACCGTGAGCGTCGCCGGACGCCTGATGACGATCCGGGGCATGGGCAAGGCCGTGTTTGCCGACCTCTACGACGGCTCGGGGCGCTTCCAGCTTTTTATCAAGATGAACGCGCTGGGCGAGGACGCCTTTCAGGCCTTCAAGCTGCTGGATCTCGGCGACCAGATCGGCGTTGAGGGGCGGCTCTTCGTGACGCGGATGGGCGAACAGACGATCGAGGTGCACCGCTGGGCGCTGCTCTCCAAGGCGCTGTTGAACCTGCCGGAGAAGTGGCACGGCCTGCAGGACACCGAGGAGCGCTACCGCAAACGCTACCTCGACCTGATCGCCAACCCCGAATCCCGGGACCGATTCAATAAACGGATCGCGATCATCCGCGAGATCCGCAGCTTTCTCGACGCTCGCGGCTTTCAGGAGGTCGAAACGCCGATGATGCAGCCGCAGGCCGGCGGCGCCGCCGCGCGGCCGTTCATCACCCGCCACAATGCGCTGGCCTGCGACATGGTCATGCGCATCGCGCCGGAGCTTTACCTCAAGCGCCTCCTCGTCGGCGGATTTGACAAGGTCTACGAGCTGGGAAAGAACTTCCGTAACGAGGGGCTGGATCGCACCCACAACCCGGAATTCACTGTGCTGGAGGTCTATGAGGCCTATGGCGACCGGCTGACCATGAAGGCGCTGATCGAGGGCCTGATCCCAGCCCTCGCCGACACGGTGCTGGGCGCACGAGCCGTCACGCTGAAGACAGCGGAGGGCGGCGACGAGACGATCAACCTCGCGCCCCCCTACCGCGAAGTCGCCTATGCCGATCTGATCCGGGAGCGGATGGGCGCCGATTGGTTTGAAACCCCGCTTGAGGAAGCACGGCAGCGGGCGGTTGCCGCCGGTCTGGACCTCGCGCCGGGAATGAGCCACCTGCTCATCACCCACGAGATCTACGACAAGCTGATTGAGCGGACGCTGCGGCAACCGACCTTCGTTACGCGGCTCCCCAAGCAGTTCGTGCCGCTGGCCAAGGCCTGCGCGGACGATCCGGTCTGGGTGGATGTGTTTGAATTTGTCGTGGCGGGCAAGGAGCTATGCCCGGGCTACTCAGAAAACAACGACCCGATCGAGCAGCGGCAGCGCTTTGCCGAGCAGGTCGGCGAGAATCCGGAACGGATTGACGAGGATTTTCTGACGGCTCTCGAACACGGCATGCCGCCCGCCGGCGGCATGGGGATCGGCATCGACCGTCTGGTGATGCTGCTCACCGCAACCGATGTGATCCGCGACGTGATCCTCTTCCCGCAGCTCAAGCAGCGCTGA
- a CDS encoding 4Fe-4S dicluster domain-containing protein → MASAEKKNGTHPVIDETVCKGCGRCVAACPKQVLRLRERLSCRGIKPAEYAGAGCVGCNICFYNCPEPYAIEVHTEE, encoded by the coding sequence ATGGCATCGGCTGAGAAAAAGAACGGAACGCATCCGGTGATTGACGAAACGGTCTGCAAAGGGTGCGGCCGTTGCGTGGCGGCGTGTCCGAAGCAGGTGCTGCGCCTGCGCGAGCGGCTGAGTTGCCGCGGCATCAAGCCCGCCGAGTACGCGGGCGCGGGGTGCGTCGGCTGCAACATCTGCTTCTACAACTGTCCCGAACCGTACGCGATCGAAGTCCACACGGAGGAGTGA